From the Polaribacter gangjinensis genome, the window TAGAAGTGGTAATTTTTGCTATTCAAATTCAGAATTTGAACAAATGAAAACTGATATTTTACTATGTAAAAAATTAGGTTTTCAAGGAATTGTCTCTGGTGTTTTAACTAAAAATCATGAAATTGATATTGAAAAAACCAAACAATTGATTTCCCTTTCAAAACCACTTAAATTCACATTTCACAGAGCTTTTGATGTAGTTGTCAATCCAAAAAAAACAGTTCAAATTTTACAAGATTTAGGAGTAGACAGAATCTTAACTTCAGGAACCAAAGAAAAAGCTTCAGATGGGATTGATTTACTAATTGAACTTAAAAAAATAACAGAAAATAAATTGATTATTTTACCAGGAAGTGGCATTAATAAAGATAATGTGAC encodes:
- a CDS encoding copper homeostasis protein CutC encodes the protein MILEICANSYESAINAQIAGAHRIEICSELSVGGITPSVGLLEKISKEISIPVHVLIRPRSGNFCYSNSEFEQMKTDILLCKKLGFQGIVSGVLTKNHEIDIEKTKQLISLSKPLKFTFHRAFDVVVNPKKTVQILQDLGVDRILTSGTKEKASDGIDLLIELKKITENKLIILPGSGINKDNVTLFKNAGFEEIHTSASKIITDKKSIFFDKTTQTVSDIETIKTILKSINNA